The following proteins are encoded in a genomic region of Haemorhous mexicanus isolate bHaeMex1 chromosome 11, bHaeMex1.pri, whole genome shotgun sequence:
- the SEC13 gene encoding protein SEC13 homolog produces MAEGTAGPGVAARSVPCRAAPRRREKPGRRALRADEGLCPGPGSASGRSAGSARGARGRTGQSPLPPLALSLPSQGSGRPRNPARAERRRRRAGRGGAGCARTGVPRLSARAEAGPGAPRAAAAMVSVINTVDTSHEDMIHDAQMDYYGTRLATCSSDRSVKIFDVRNGGQILIADLRGHEGPVWQVAWAHPMYGNILASCSYDRKVIIWKEENGTWEKTYEYTGHDSSVNSVCWAPHDYGLILACGSSDGAISLLSYTGDGQWEVKKISNAHTIGCNAVSWAPAVVPGSLIEQPSGQKPNYIKRFASGGCDNLVKIWKEEEGQWKEEQKLEAHSDWVRDVAWAPSIGLPTSTIASCSQDGRVFIWTCDDASGNSWSPKLLHKFNDVVWHVSWSITANILAVSGGDNKVTLWKESVDGLWACISDVNKGQGGVSAVTEGQQNEQ; encoded by the exons ATGGCGGAGGGCACTGCGGGGCCCGGCGTCGCCGCCCGATCCGTTCCGTGCCGGGCGGCCCCGAGGCGGCGGGAGAAGCCGGGCCGGAGGGCTTTGAGGGCCGATGAAGGGCTCTGTCCGGGCCCCGGCAGTGCCTCTGGCCGCTCGGCGGGCTCGGCTCGCGGCGCCCGGGGCAGGACAGGTCAGTCGCCGCTCCCGCCCCTcgccctctccctgcccagccaagGCAGTGGCCGCCCCCGGAACCCGGCACGAGCGGAACGCCGTCGCAggcgggcggggcgcggcggggccggttGTGCGCGGACCGGCGTGCCACGTCTGAGCGCGCGGGCAGAGGCCGGGCCGGGAGCACCgcgggccgccgccgccatg GTGTCGGTCATTAACACGGTGGACACGTCCCACGAGGACATGATC CATGATGCACAGATGGATTACTACGGCACACGCCTGGCGACCTGCTCCTCAGACCGCTCCGTGAAGATCTTCGATGTCCGCAACGGGGGGCAGATCCTCATTGCAGACCTGAGGGG GCATGAAGGTCCCGTGTGGCAGGTTGCCTGGGCTCATCCTATGTATGGGAATATCTTGGCTTCCTGCTCCTATGACAGGAAGGTTATTatctggaaggaagaaaatggcACTTGGGAAAAGACCTACGAGTACACGGGACATGATTCTTCAG TGAATTCTGTCTGCTGGGCACCACACGACTATGGACTGATCCTGGCCTGTGGGAGCTCTGATGGGGCCATTTCCTTGTTGAGCTACACAGGTGATGGGCAGTGGGAAGTCAAAAAGATCAGCAATGCACACACG ATTGGATGTAATGCAGTTagctgggctcctgctgttGTACCAGGAAGCCTTATAGAACAACCCTCTGGTCAAAAGCCAAACTACATCAAAAGATTTGCATCTGGTGGCTGTGACAACCTGGTCAAGATCTGGAA GGAAGAAGAGGGTCAGTGGAAAGAAGAGCAGAAGCTGGAGGCTCACAGTGACTGGGTACGAGACGTGGCCTGGGCTCCGTCCATAGGTTTGCCAACCAGCACCATTGCTAGCTGCTCACAG GATGGCCGAGTGTTTATCTGGACGTGTGACGATGCCTCTGGAAACTCCTGGTCGCCAAAGCTGCTGCACAAGTTCAATGATGTTGTCTGGCACGTGAGCTGGTCCATCACTGCCAACATCCTTGCAGTATCCGGAGGAGACAACAAA GTGACACTGTGGAAGGAGTCGGTGGACGGACTGTGGGCGTGTATCAGCGACGTGAACAAGGGCCAAGGAGGGGTGTCTGCAGTGACAGAAGGGCAGCAGAATGAGCAGTGA